One stretch of Synergistes jonesii DNA includes these proteins:
- the cobM gene encoding precorrin-4 C(11)-methyltransferase — MIHFVGAGPGAADLITLRGARLLKEAGMIIYAGSLVNPELLKLAKKDCEIYDSARMTLDEVVEKLREAHSSGVDAVRLHTGDPSIYGAIREQMDKLKALRIPYDITPGVSSFCAAAAAAEAEYTLPSVSQTVIITRMEGRTPVPEREKIRSLAAHHASMVLFLSAGMLDALCAELIAGGYEPQTDAALVYKASWPDQKVLRGALAELPRLAEQAGISRTALVLVGDFLGDEYELSKLYDKHFSHGFRKAAEER, encoded by the coding sequence ATGATACATTTTGTCGGGGCCGGCCCCGGCGCGGCGGATCTGATCACGCTGCGCGGCGCCCGGCTGCTGAAAGAGGCCGGAATGATAATCTACGCGGGTTCGCTCGTGAACCCGGAGCTTTTGAAGCTCGCGAAAAAGGACTGCGAAATATACGACAGCGCGCGCATGACGCTCGACGAAGTCGTAGAAAAACTGCGCGAAGCGCACAGCTCCGGCGTCGACGCGGTGCGCCTGCACACCGGAGACCCATCGATATACGGCGCGATACGCGAACAGATGGACAAGCTGAAGGCGCTTCGCATACCGTACGACATAACGCCCGGCGTCAGCTCCTTCTGCGCGGCGGCCGCGGCGGCCGAAGCCGAATACACGCTGCCTTCCGTGAGCCAGACGGTGATAATCACGCGCATGGAGGGGCGCACGCCGGTGCCCGAGAGAGAAAAGATTCGCAGCCTCGCGGCGCATCACGCTTCGATGGTCCTCTTCCTCTCGGCGGGGATGCTCGACGCGCTCTGCGCCGAACTCATAGCCGGCGGCTACGAGCCGCAGACGGACGCCGCGCTCGTCTACAAGGCGTCGTGGCCTGATCAGAAGGTGCTGCGCGGCGCTCTCGCGGAGCTGCCGCGGCTCGCCGAGCAGGCGGGGATAAGCAGGACCGCGCTTGTGCTGGTCGGGGATTTCCTCGGAGACGAATACGAGCTTTCGAAGCTCTACGACAAACATTTTTCGCACGGCTTCAGAAAGGCCGCGGAAGAGCGATGA
- a CDS encoding cobalt-precorrin 5A hydrolase, translating to MKLHVAAFSERGAALALKIADAFGGSAWAPEKYAGGGVLPLGASLAEWAGKRFADSQAIVFISSCGIAVRAIAPHIGGKERDPAVIVADELGKNVISLLSGHIGGANELALRIAEFTGGRAVITTATDVNGITPPDSWAVKNNCAIENLSAAKRVAAELLSGGDVGVAVTDELVPAPYPVTLWLRPKDLTVGVGCKHGIKPELLRRCFSDFMEDSGYSPLSVTAFASVDRKKEETAIIKLAEFYKVPFETFSAEELMALPGVFSPSPAAAAAVGTDNVCERAALAASRGGYMVRLKTKYAGITFALARKRSR from the coding sequence ATGAAGCTTCACGTCGCGGCCTTCTCCGAAAGAGGAGCCGCGCTCGCGCTTAAAATCGCGGACGCCTTCGGCGGCAGCGCTTGGGCCCCGGAAAAATACGCCGGTGGCGGCGTGCTTCCGCTGGGCGCCTCTCTTGCCGAATGGGCCGGCAAACGCTTCGCCGACTCCCAAGCGATCGTCTTTATCTCGTCGTGCGGCATCGCGGTGCGCGCGATAGCTCCGCACATCGGCGGCAAGGAGAGGGATCCGGCCGTAATAGTGGCCGACGAGCTCGGCAAGAACGTGATATCGCTGCTCTCGGGGCATATAGGCGGCGCGAACGAGCTTGCGCTGCGCATAGCGGAGTTCACCGGCGGGCGCGCCGTGATAACGACGGCGACCGACGTGAACGGCATCACGCCGCCCGACTCATGGGCCGTGAAAAACAACTGCGCCATCGAAAACCTTTCGGCGGCGAAGCGCGTCGCGGCGGAGCTGCTTTCCGGCGGCGATGTGGGAGTCGCCGTCACCGACGAGCTTGTCCCGGCTCCCTATCCGGTGACGCTGTGGCTGCGCCCGAAGGATTTGACGGTGGGCGTCGGCTGCAAGCACGGCATAAAGCCCGAGCTGCTGCGCCGCTGCTTCTCGGACTTTATGGAAGACAGCGGCTATTCGCCCCTTTCCGTCACGGCGTTCGCGTCGGTCGACAGGAAAAAGGAGGAGACGGCGATAATAAAGCTCGCGGAATTTTACAAGGTCCCCTTTGAGACATTCTCCGCGGAAGAGCTGATGGCCCTGCCCGGAGTTTTTTCGCCGTCGCCGGCGGCCGCTGCGGCGGTAGGGACGGACAACGTCTGCGAGCGCGCCGCCCTCGCCGCGTCGCGCGGCGGCTACATGGTGCGCCTCAAGACGAAATACGCCGGCATTACCTTTGCGCTGGCAAGAAAAAGGAGCAGGTGA
- a CDS encoding glutamyl-tRNA reductase, producing the protein MAVEFKIAGLDYRSATVGVREKFSFTESGRRELLREIAPRVREAVLISTCNRTELVVVSEEEPAGLLQRARGGGNFFSLSGEAVVERVFEIAAGLHSQIPLEDQILGQMKEALLLARQEKVCGALLGQLFQRAVAAGKEIRTKFKALPHEASAAAVACAEASAFYKSLKGVRALVVGSGEMGMAAAKLLVERGAEVRMTQRRRRKDGVRPPAGAALIAYDARYEALRECSLVICATASPHCVLAAEDFSDDGAKRLMIDLAVPRDIDPAFAERPSVTLVDMDGLGCKALPEGFMREIRKSLEANIKRFHEWLDVHECVPYIENICSFAEREMVEGLGCESEEERLRVKEASRAMMNKLLFSMKKGVDMDMAKECYRALSKGVRA; encoded by the coding sequence ATGGCTGTCGAATTCAAGATCGCGGGGCTGGATTACAGATCCGCCACGGTCGGCGTGAGGGAAAAATTTTCCTTCACGGAGAGCGGAAGGCGCGAGTTGCTGCGCGAGATAGCGCCCCGCGTGCGGGAGGCCGTCCTCATATCGACCTGCAACAGGACGGAGCTCGTCGTCGTCTCCGAAGAAGAGCCGGCCGGGCTGCTCCAGCGCGCGCGCGGCGGCGGGAATTTTTTCTCGCTGAGCGGCGAGGCCGTCGTAGAGCGCGTCTTTGAGATCGCCGCGGGGCTCCATTCGCAGATACCTCTCGAAGATCAGATACTCGGTCAGATGAAGGAGGCTCTCCTCCTCGCGCGGCAGGAAAAAGTATGCGGCGCCCTGCTCGGCCAGCTTTTTCAGCGCGCCGTAGCGGCGGGCAAGGAGATACGGACGAAGTTCAAAGCGCTCCCTCACGAAGCTTCGGCCGCGGCCGTGGCCTGCGCGGAGGCTTCAGCCTTTTATAAATCGCTGAAAGGAGTGCGGGCCCTCGTCGTCGGCAGCGGCGAGATGGGGATGGCGGCCGCTAAGCTGCTCGTCGAGCGCGGCGCGGAGGTGCGGATGACGCAGCGCCGCCGCCGGAAGGACGGCGTTCGGCCGCCCGCGGGGGCGGCGTTGATAGCGTACGACGCGAGGTACGAGGCTCTGCGCGAATGCAGCCTCGTGATATGCGCGACGGCGAGCCCGCACTGCGTCCTCGCGGCCGAGGACTTCTCGGACGACGGGGCGAAGCGGCTGATGATAGACCTGGCGGTGCCGCGCGACATCGACCCAGCCTTCGCCGAGCGTCCGTCGGTGACGCTCGTGGACATGGACGGGCTGGGCTGCAAAGCGCTGCCGGAAGGCTTCATGCGGGAGATAAGGAAGAGCCTCGAAGCAAATATCAAACGTTTTCACGAATGGCTCGACGTACATGAGTGCGTGCCTTACATAGAAAACATATGCTCCTTCGCGGAACGCGAGATGGTAGAGGGGCTCGGCTGCGAAAGCGAAGAGGAGCGACTGCGCGTGAAGGAGGCTTCGCGGGCTATGATGAACAAGCTGCTCTTTTCAATGAAGAAAGGGGTCGATATGGATATGGCTAAGGAATGTTACCGCGCGCTCTCAAAGGGGGTGCGGGCGTGA
- the cobJ gene encoding precorrin-3B C(17)-methyltransferase, producing the protein MIYVVGLGPGGAGEITPRALAALEKCDLIVGYKAYVELARPLFDKEKEFVVSAMKQERDRCEEALRLSLSGRTVGLISSGDPGIYGMAGIMLEVARGRTEVEIIPGITAASSSAAILGAPLGCDFAVISLSDLLTPWKVIEGRLRAAALADFVICIYNPASHGRPEHLSRAADILMEILPAERPAGWVRSAGRKGESCRVTTLGELKNQKIDMFCTVIIGSSATYVIDGRLVTPRGYRE; encoded by the coding sequence GTGATATACGTCGTGGGGCTCGGCCCCGGAGGCGCGGGGGAGATAACTCCGAGGGCGCTTGCGGCGCTGGAGAAGTGCGACCTGATCGTCGGCTACAAGGCCTATGTCGAGCTTGCGCGTCCGCTCTTCGACAAGGAGAAGGAGTTCGTCGTCTCGGCGATGAAGCAGGAGCGCGATCGCTGCGAGGAGGCTCTGCGCCTTTCGCTCTCGGGACGCACCGTCGGCCTTATCTCAAGCGGCGACCCGGGGATATACGGCATGGCCGGCATCATGCTCGAAGTCGCCCGCGGCAGGACTGAGGTCGAGATAATCCCCGGCATAACTGCCGCCTCGAGCTCCGCCGCGATACTCGGCGCACCGCTCGGCTGCGACTTTGCCGTGATAAGCTTAAGCGACCTGCTGACGCCTTGGAAGGTTATCGAAGGGCGTCTGCGCGCCGCCGCGCTGGCCGACTTCGTGATCTGCATCTATAACCCCGCGAGCCACGGCCGTCCGGAGCATCTCTCCCGCGCTGCGGATATACTTATGGAAATCCTGCCGGCGGAGCGCCCCGCGGGCTGGGTGCGCAGCGCCGGCCGCAAGGGAGAGAGCTGCCGCGTCACGACGCTCGGCGAGCTGAAGAATCAGAAAATAGACATGTTCTGCACCGTGATAATCGGCAGCTCGGCCACCTACGTGATCGACGGACGCCTGGTGACGCCGCGGGGCTATAGAGAATAA